From one Lolium rigidum isolate FL_2022 chromosome 4, APGP_CSIRO_Lrig_0.1, whole genome shotgun sequence genomic stretch:
- the LOC124648597 gene encoding transcription repressor OFP8-like, with translation MPLLSGARGGGGRSRRSGDGFLLPRQPPVVVDVGCNCRPARVLSSLYSSLASRVRGRGGGSRPKSPHAASSSSTATTGFTSSTATRATTATTFSSVDDSWGVATYATNTLFEDDVEARRRRRSTRRRRRRRSCGGRGVAVMMMRGDENEEEAAAVAVEVESAAPYEDFRESMVAMVVEKEMYAWEDLNALLHGFLSLNSPRHHPLILHAFADLWAPRAGLFCPPSPCRGL, from the coding sequence ATGCCGTTGCTGTCTGGTgcacgcggtggcggtggccgcagCCGGCGTAGCGGCGATGGCTTCCTGCTGCCGCGGCAGCCGCCGGTGGTCGTGGACGTGGGCTGCAACTGCCGCCCAGCGAGGGTGCTCAGCTCGCTGTACTCGTCCCTGGCGTCCCGCGTGCGCGGAcgaggcggcggcagcaggcCCAAGTCGCCGCACgccgcgtcgtcgtcctccaccgcgACGACGGGTTTCACCTCCAGCACCGCGAcgcgcgccaccaccgccacaaCGTTCTCGTCGGTGGACGACTCGTGGGGAGTCGCGACGTACGCCACGAACACACTCTTCGAGGACGACGTGGAGGCTAGGCGGAGGAGACGGTCCAcgaggaggcgcaggaggcggaggAGCTGCGGGGGGAGGGGCGTGGCCGTGATGATGATGCGCGGGGATGAGaatgaggaggaggcggcggcggtagcaGTGGAGGTGGAGTCGGCGGCGCCGTACGAGGACTTCCGGGAGTCGATggtggccatggtggtggagaagGAGATGTACGCGTGGGAGGACCTCAATGCGCTGCTCCACGGCTTCCTCTCGCTCAACTCGCCGCGCCATCATCCGCTCATCCTCCACGCCTTCGCCGATCTCTGGGCCCCGCGCGCCGGTCTCTTCTGCCCTCCCTCACCGTGCCGAGGACTCTAG